One window of Acipenser ruthenus chromosome 17, fAciRut3.2 maternal haplotype, whole genome shotgun sequence genomic DNA carries:
- the LOC117422903 gene encoding nuclear pore complex protein Nup85-like isoform X2, with product MGFVWGPGDILLYETQRKGTGSGEAGCPLIHVVRKDEDIYSLILRKLFNESHHIFVGLQQSKEETSSKTKRPQFVSVSKNYRSVIRACMEELQQVAVSTRDTALSTQYCSQVSILLAVELIWNLCEVLFIEAAPAGSLLLHLLDWVRLHKADVDEKAQEVLHSDSPTRHHKYWDVVICYVLQGRMDEARQMLAKQASQQPAARSMFKTLDSLMKKMPVFNPVGSQTLTEFDLKWRHWHEECELHLQDGSFSSNSNLETICKILLGHEEALLNQKEQLSTWYHLLVTRLLYTHPSVKPTELHYYAQSSMDLFLDNRSAPEPLDSILLAAFEFDIHQVIKDCSIALSNWWFVAHLTDLLDHCKLLQSHNLHFGSNLREFLLLEYASGLFAHHSLWQLAVDYFDHCPEFGRMYLELQIERVPLDTERKALKVLRICEQRQLAEQVRSICKIMAKKAVRNNRLGSALSWSIRAKDAAFATLISDRFLQDYCARGTFSDLDLIDNLGPAMLLSDRLTFLGKYREFHKLYGEKRFAEAAKLLLSLMTARIAPRSFWMTLLTDALPLLEQKQVIFSADQTYELMHCLEELMSGKTEPSEKRNVQEEDIETTKVELLRLALARNLAAAVVKEGTVDSL from the exons ATGGGGTTTGTGTGGGGTCctggagatatcctactgtatgaGACACAGCGCAAGGGGACAG GCTCCGGCGAAGCAGGCTGCCCTTTAATTCACGTGGTCAGGAAGGACGAGGATATTTACTCGCTGATTCTGCGCAAACTCTTCAACGAATCCCATCACATCTTTGTGGGGCTGCAGCAGAGTAAGGAGGAGACGTCCAGCAAAACGAAGAGACCGCA GTTTGTCAGTGTTAGTAAGAACTACAGATCAGTGATAAGAGCATGCATGGAGGAACTACAACAAGTTGCAG TTTCTACACGTGACACTGCCTTGTCAACACAATACTGCAGCCAA GTTTCGATTCTACTGGCTGTGGAGCTGATTTGGAATCTATGTGAGGTCCTCTTCATTGAAGCAGCCCCAG CGGGCTCTCTCCTGCTGCATCTCTTGGACTGGGTCCGGCTGCACAAAGCTGATGTGGATGAGAAGGCTCAGGAGGTCCTGCACAGCGACAGCCCAACGAGGCACCACAAGTACTGGGACGTG GTGATCTGCTACGTGCTGCAGGGACGGATGGATGAGGCCAGGCAAATGTTGGCCAAGCAGGCAAGCCAGCAGCCAGCAGCCAGAAGTATGTTCAAAACCCTGGACAGCCTCATGAAGAAAATGCCAGTCTTCAAT CCGGTTGGCAGTCAGACGCTAACAGAGTTTGATTTGAAGTGGAGACACTGGCACGAGGAGTGTGAGCTGCACTTGCAGGACGGGTCCTTCAGCTCCAACTCCAACCTGGAGACAATCTGCAAG ATTCTTCTAGGCCATGAAGAGGCTCTGCTGAACCAGAAGGAGCAGCTTTCCACTTGGTACCATCTGCTTGTGACCAGACTTCTGTACACACACCCCTCTGTGAAACCTACAGAACTCCACTACTATGCCCAG TCCAGCATGGATTTGTTCCTGGACAACCGGAGTGCCCCCGAGCCGCTGGACAGCATCCTCCTGGCTGCCTTCGAGTTTGACATTCACCAGGTCATCAAGGACTGCAG CATTGCTCTCAGTAACTGGTGGTTTGTAGCTCATTTGACAGACCTGTTGGACCACTGCAAACTCCTGCAGTCCCACAACCTTCA CTTTGGCTCCAATCTGAGAGAGTTCCTCCTCTTGGAATATGCGTCAGGACTGTTTGCACACCACAG ccTGTGGCAGCTGGCGGTGGATTACTTCGATCACTGCCCGGAGTTTGGGAGGATGTACCTGGAGCTGCAAATTGAGAGGGTTCCCCTGGACACGGAGCGCAAGGCCCTCAAGGTGCTGCGGATCTGTGAGCAGAGGCAGTTGGCAGAGCAAG TGCGCAGCATCTGTAAGATcatggcaaagaaagccgtgcGAAACAACCGTCTGGGCTCGGCGCTGTCCTGGAGCATCCGAGCTAAAGACGCTGCCTTCGCCACCCTCATCTCCGACAG GTTTCTGCAGGATTATTGTGCTCGGGGCACCTTCTCTGACCTGGACCTCATCGACAATCTGGGGCCTGCCATGCTGCTCAGCGACCGACTCACCTTCCTAG GGAAGTACCGTGAGTTCCACAAGCTGTACGGAGAGAAGAGGTTCGCTGAGGCTGCCAAGCTGCTGCTCTCGCTCATGACGGCCAGAATTGCCCCCCGTAGCTTCTGGATGACCCTCCTTACTGACGCACTGCCCCTGCTGGAGCAGAAACAG gtgATATTTTCAGCCGATCAAACCTACGAGCTGATGCACTGCCTGGAGGAGCTGATGTCGGGCAAGACTGAGCCCAGTGAGAAACGTAACGTTCAG GAGGAAGATATAGAAACCACCAAAGTGGAGCTTCTGCGCCTTGCTTTGGCACGGAACCTGGCTGCAGCCGTAGTGAAGGAGGGGACAGTGGACTCGTTATAA
- the LOC117422902 gene encoding ADP-ribosylation factor-binding protein GGA3-like isoform X1: MADAEGESLESWLNKATNPSNRQEDWEYIIGFCDQINKELEGPQIAVRLLAHKIQSPQEWEAVQALTVLEACMKNCGRRFHNEVGKFRFLNELIKVVSPKYLGDRVSEKVKRKVVEMLYSWAVALPDEAKINEAYQMLKRQGIVSCDPEIPVDQTLIPSPPTRPKNPVFEDEEKSKLLAELLKSKNPEDLQEANRLIKNMVKEDEARMQKVTKRVNTLEEVNNNVKLLNEMLTHFNREESSEADRELIKELYERCDKMRRNVFKLATESEDNDNSLGDILQASDDLSHGINSYKKIVEGQAVNGETDLPGSANMDGSKDSRNTETLIDLEELDIPIPPFSDPAQPPGTAPALVPANPLLTPAIPVLPPPPHLQASSWSRSSSQTENTAPQTSSALSLLDEELLSLGLNDSVPTLNNGKEGTLNKQWTTLQASDSGSDFFNSKPLSAGPMFRVAPCSYPAAPSLPRSGPAPFLFPGAGLQAAPHSGSQALQDLSMLDLGEPVGLPAQLKPEPMFCLGTSSSAASSVLGFPGPPATTTTPLPAACAGTPVAHAMVQAMASTSAPGSPLFRSLSPLHPTLQGSPARGPDVSLANVHVQLDSIKPSRVLPVTAYDKNGVRVLLHFSSECPPGRPDVLVIVVSMLNTAPLPVRNVVLQAAVPKSMKVKLQPPSETELAPFNPILPPATITQVMLLANPMKEKVRLRYKLTFTLGDQACTDAGEVDQFPPAEKWGYL; this comes from the exons ATGGCGGATGCGGAAGGAGAGTCTCTGGAGTCCTGGCTTA ATAAAGCCACTAACCCATCCAACAGACAGGAGGACTGGGAATACATTATAGGATTCTGTGACCAAATCAATAAAGAATTAGAAGG tccacAGATAGCGGTGAGGTTGCTGGCTCATAAAATCCAGTCCCCACAAGAATGGGAGGCAGTTCAGGCATTGACA GTATTGGAAGCTTGCATGAAGAACTGTGGAAGAAGATTCCATAACGAAGTTGGAaaatttagatttttaaatgaGTTAATCAAAGTAGTCTCCCCCAAG TACCTTGGTGACAGGGTGTCAGAGAAGGTGAAGAGGAAAGTCGTTGAAATGCTGTACAGCTGGGCAGTGGCCCTGCCGGACGAAGCCAAAATTAATGAGGCCTATCAGATGCTAAAGAGGCAAG GTATTGTATCCTGTGATCCAGAGATCCCTGTGGATCAGACTCTCATTCCATCACCCCCGACACGCCCCAAAAACCCAGTGTTCGAGGATGAAGAAAAGAGTAAG CTGCTGGCTGAGCTACTGAAAAGCAAAAACCCAGAGGATCTGCAGGAGGCTAACAGGCTCATTAAGAACATGGTGAAAGAG GACGAAGCCCGGATGCAGAAGGTAACTAAACGCGTGAACACACTGGAGGAGGTCAATAACAACGTGAAGCTCCTCAATGAAATGCTGACCCATTTCAACAGAGAGGAGTCTTCGGAAGCAGACCGGGAGCTTATAAAG GAGCTGTACGAACGCTGTGACAAGATGAGACgtaatgtattcaaattagcCACGGAGTCGGAGGATAACGACAACAGTTTAG gtgACATCCTCCAAGCAAGCGATGATCTGTCACATGGAATCAATTCctacaagaagattgttgaaggACAGGCTGTCAATGGAGAGACTGATCTTCCTGGATCAGCAAATATGGACG GCAGTAAGGATAGCAGAAACACTGAGACCCTGATTGACCTGGAGGAGCTCGACATTCCCATCCCACCCTTTTCAGATCCGGCTCAGCCTCCTGGAACGGCTCCAGCCCTAGTCCCAGCCAATCCGCTGCTGACCCCAGCGATCCCGGTCCTGCCCCCTCCCCCTCACCTGCAGGCTTCCTCTTGGAGCCGATCCTCCAGCCAGACCGAGAACACAGCCCCCCAGACCAGCAGCGCCCTCTCCCTGCTGGACGAGGAACTGCTCTCTCTGG GCTTAAATGATTCAGTACCCACTTTGAACAATGGAAAGGAGGGTacgctaaacaaacagtggaccaCGTTACAG GCCTCCGACAGCGGGTCAGACTTCTTCAACAGCAAGCCTCTGTCTGCTGGGCCGATGTTCCGCGTTGCACCTTGTAGTTACCCAGCCGCTCCCTCCCTGCCCAGGTCCGGTCCAGCCCCGTTCCTGTTCCCCGGGGCTGGGCTGCAGGCAGCGCCTCACTCCGGGAGTCAAGCCTTGCAGGATCTCAGCATGCTGGACCTGGGGGAGCCAGTGGG GCTGCCTGCCCAGTTAAAGCCGGAGCCCATGTTCTGTCTGGGGACTTCCTCCAGTGCTGCTTCGTCTGTCTTGGGGTTCCCCGGTCCCCCCGCTACCACCACGACCCCCCTTCCCGCTGCATGCGCGGGCACCCCCGTCGCCCACGCCATGGTTCAGGCCATGGCTTCCACATCGGCCCCCGGCAGCCCCCTCTTCCGCTCCCTTTCCCCCCTCCACCCGACGCTTCAGGGGAGCCCTGCAAGGGGGCCCGATGTTTCACTCGCCAACGTTCACGTGCAGCTGGACTCCATCAAACCCA GCAGGGTCCTGCCTGTCACAGCCTATGATAAGAATGGGGTTCGGGTGCTGCTGCACTTCTCTTCGGAGTGCCCCCCAGGCAGACCGGACGTGCTGGTGATTGTGGTGTCGATGCTGAACACGGCCCCGCTTCCCGTCCGGAACGTAGTCCTGCAGGCTGCAGTGCCCAAG TCGATGAAGGTCAAACTGCAGCCCCCCTCAGAAACAGAACTGGCTCCTTTCAACCCCATCCTGCCTCCAGCCACCATCACACAGGTCATGCTGCTAGCTAACCCAATGAAG GAAAAGGTGAGACTGCGGTACAAGCTGACGTTTACACTGGGGGACCAGGCCTGCACAGACGCCGGAGAAGTGGACCAGTTTCCACCAGCTGAAAAATGGGGTTATCTATAG
- the LOC117422902 gene encoding ADP-ribosylation factor-binding protein GGA3-like isoform X3, whose translation MKNCGRRFHNEVGKFRFLNELIKVVSPKYLGDRVSEKVKRKVVEMLYSWAVALPDEAKINEAYQMLKRQGIVSCDPEIPVDQTLIPSPPTRPKNPVFEDEEKSKLLAELLKSKNPEDLQEANRLIKNMVKEDEARMQKVTKRVNTLEEVNNNVKLLNEMLTHFNREESSEADRELIKELYERCDKMRRNVFKLATESEDNDNSLGDILQASDDLSHGINSYKKIVEGQAVNGETDLPGSANMDGSKDSRNTETLIDLEELDIPIPPFSDPAQPPGTAPALVPANPLLTPAIPVLPPPPHLQASSWSRSSSQTENTAPQTSSALSLLDEELLSLGLNDSVPTLNNGKEGTLNKQWTTLQASDSGSDFFNSKPLSAGPMFRVAPCSYPAAPSLPRSGPAPFLFPGAGLQAAPHSGSQALQDLSMLDLGEPVGLPAQLKPEPMFCLGTSSSAASSVLGFPGPPATTTTPLPAACAGTPVAHAMVQAMASTSAPGSPLFRSLSPLHPTLQGSPARGPDVSLANVHVQLDSIKPSRVLPVTAYDKNGVRVLLHFSSECPPGRPDVLVIVVSMLNTAPLPVRNVVLQAAVPKSMKVKLQPPSETELAPFNPILPPATITQVMLLANPMKEKVRLRYKLTFTLGDQACTDAGEVDQFPPAEKWGYL comes from the exons ATGAAGAACTGTGGAAGAAGATTCCATAACGAAGTTGGAaaatttagatttttaaatgaGTTAATCAAAGTAGTCTCCCCCAAG TACCTTGGTGACAGGGTGTCAGAGAAGGTGAAGAGGAAAGTCGTTGAAATGCTGTACAGCTGGGCAGTGGCCCTGCCGGACGAAGCCAAAATTAATGAGGCCTATCAGATGCTAAAGAGGCAAG GTATTGTATCCTGTGATCCAGAGATCCCTGTGGATCAGACTCTCATTCCATCACCCCCGACACGCCCCAAAAACCCAGTGTTCGAGGATGAAGAAAAGAGTAAG CTGCTGGCTGAGCTACTGAAAAGCAAAAACCCAGAGGATCTGCAGGAGGCTAACAGGCTCATTAAGAACATGGTGAAAGAG GACGAAGCCCGGATGCAGAAGGTAACTAAACGCGTGAACACACTGGAGGAGGTCAATAACAACGTGAAGCTCCTCAATGAAATGCTGACCCATTTCAACAGAGAGGAGTCTTCGGAAGCAGACCGGGAGCTTATAAAG GAGCTGTACGAACGCTGTGACAAGATGAGACgtaatgtattcaaattagcCACGGAGTCGGAGGATAACGACAACAGTTTAG gtgACATCCTCCAAGCAAGCGATGATCTGTCACATGGAATCAATTCctacaagaagattgttgaaggACAGGCTGTCAATGGAGAGACTGATCTTCCTGGATCAGCAAATATGGACG GCAGTAAGGATAGCAGAAACACTGAGACCCTGATTGACCTGGAGGAGCTCGACATTCCCATCCCACCCTTTTCAGATCCGGCTCAGCCTCCTGGAACGGCTCCAGCCCTAGTCCCAGCCAATCCGCTGCTGACCCCAGCGATCCCGGTCCTGCCCCCTCCCCCTCACCTGCAGGCTTCCTCTTGGAGCCGATCCTCCAGCCAGACCGAGAACACAGCCCCCCAGACCAGCAGCGCCCTCTCCCTGCTGGACGAGGAACTGCTCTCTCTGG GCTTAAATGATTCAGTACCCACTTTGAACAATGGAAAGGAGGGTacgctaaacaaacagtggaccaCGTTACAG GCCTCCGACAGCGGGTCAGACTTCTTCAACAGCAAGCCTCTGTCTGCTGGGCCGATGTTCCGCGTTGCACCTTGTAGTTACCCAGCCGCTCCCTCCCTGCCCAGGTCCGGTCCAGCCCCGTTCCTGTTCCCCGGGGCTGGGCTGCAGGCAGCGCCTCACTCCGGGAGTCAAGCCTTGCAGGATCTCAGCATGCTGGACCTGGGGGAGCCAGTGGG GCTGCCTGCCCAGTTAAAGCCGGAGCCCATGTTCTGTCTGGGGACTTCCTCCAGTGCTGCTTCGTCTGTCTTGGGGTTCCCCGGTCCCCCCGCTACCACCACGACCCCCCTTCCCGCTGCATGCGCGGGCACCCCCGTCGCCCACGCCATGGTTCAGGCCATGGCTTCCACATCGGCCCCCGGCAGCCCCCTCTTCCGCTCCCTTTCCCCCCTCCACCCGACGCTTCAGGGGAGCCCTGCAAGGGGGCCCGATGTTTCACTCGCCAACGTTCACGTGCAGCTGGACTCCATCAAACCCA GCAGGGTCCTGCCTGTCACAGCCTATGATAAGAATGGGGTTCGGGTGCTGCTGCACTTCTCTTCGGAGTGCCCCCCAGGCAGACCGGACGTGCTGGTGATTGTGGTGTCGATGCTGAACACGGCCCCGCTTCCCGTCCGGAACGTAGTCCTGCAGGCTGCAGTGCCCAAG TCGATGAAGGTCAAACTGCAGCCCCCCTCAGAAACAGAACTGGCTCCTTTCAACCCCATCCTGCCTCCAGCCACCATCACACAGGTCATGCTGCTAGCTAACCCAATGAAG GAAAAGGTGAGACTGCGGTACAAGCTGACGTTTACACTGGGGGACCAGGCCTGCACAGACGCCGGAGAAGTGGACCAGTTTCCACCAGCTGAAAAATGGGGTTATCTATAG
- the LOC117422902 gene encoding ADP-ribosylation factor-binding protein GGA3-like isoform X2 yields the protein MADAEGESLESWLNKATNPSNRQEDWEYIIGFCDQINKELEGPQIAVRLLAHKIQSPQEWEAVQALTVLEACMKNCGRRFHNEVGKFRFLNELIKVVSPKYLGDRVSEKVKRKVVEMLYSWAVALPDEAKINEAYQMLKRQGIVSCDPEIPVDQTLIPSPPTRPKNPVFEDEEKSKLLAELLKSKNPEDLQEANRLIKNMVKEDEARMQKVTKRVNTLEEVNNNVKLLNEMLTHFNREESSEADRELIKELYERCDKMRRNVFKLATESEDNDNSLGDILQASDDLSHGINSYKKIVEGQAVNGETDLPGSANMDGSKDSRNTETLIDLEELDIPIPPFSDPAQPPGTAPALVPANPLLTPAIPVLPPPPHLQASSWSRSSSQTENTAPQTSSALSLLDEELLSLVPTLNNGKEGTLNKQWTTLQASDSGSDFFNSKPLSAGPMFRVAPCSYPAAPSLPRSGPAPFLFPGAGLQAAPHSGSQALQDLSMLDLGEPVGLPAQLKPEPMFCLGTSSSAASSVLGFPGPPATTTTPLPAACAGTPVAHAMVQAMASTSAPGSPLFRSLSPLHPTLQGSPARGPDVSLANVHVQLDSIKPSRVLPVTAYDKNGVRVLLHFSSECPPGRPDVLVIVVSMLNTAPLPVRNVVLQAAVPKSMKVKLQPPSETELAPFNPILPPATITQVMLLANPMKEKVRLRYKLTFTLGDQACTDAGEVDQFPPAEKWGYL from the exons ATGGCGGATGCGGAAGGAGAGTCTCTGGAGTCCTGGCTTA ATAAAGCCACTAACCCATCCAACAGACAGGAGGACTGGGAATACATTATAGGATTCTGTGACCAAATCAATAAAGAATTAGAAGG tccacAGATAGCGGTGAGGTTGCTGGCTCATAAAATCCAGTCCCCACAAGAATGGGAGGCAGTTCAGGCATTGACA GTATTGGAAGCTTGCATGAAGAACTGTGGAAGAAGATTCCATAACGAAGTTGGAaaatttagatttttaaatgaGTTAATCAAAGTAGTCTCCCCCAAG TACCTTGGTGACAGGGTGTCAGAGAAGGTGAAGAGGAAAGTCGTTGAAATGCTGTACAGCTGGGCAGTGGCCCTGCCGGACGAAGCCAAAATTAATGAGGCCTATCAGATGCTAAAGAGGCAAG GTATTGTATCCTGTGATCCAGAGATCCCTGTGGATCAGACTCTCATTCCATCACCCCCGACACGCCCCAAAAACCCAGTGTTCGAGGATGAAGAAAAGAGTAAG CTGCTGGCTGAGCTACTGAAAAGCAAAAACCCAGAGGATCTGCAGGAGGCTAACAGGCTCATTAAGAACATGGTGAAAGAG GACGAAGCCCGGATGCAGAAGGTAACTAAACGCGTGAACACACTGGAGGAGGTCAATAACAACGTGAAGCTCCTCAATGAAATGCTGACCCATTTCAACAGAGAGGAGTCTTCGGAAGCAGACCGGGAGCTTATAAAG GAGCTGTACGAACGCTGTGACAAGATGAGACgtaatgtattcaaattagcCACGGAGTCGGAGGATAACGACAACAGTTTAG gtgACATCCTCCAAGCAAGCGATGATCTGTCACATGGAATCAATTCctacaagaagattgttgaaggACAGGCTGTCAATGGAGAGACTGATCTTCCTGGATCAGCAAATATGGACG GCAGTAAGGATAGCAGAAACACTGAGACCCTGATTGACCTGGAGGAGCTCGACATTCCCATCCCACCCTTTTCAGATCCGGCTCAGCCTCCTGGAACGGCTCCAGCCCTAGTCCCAGCCAATCCGCTGCTGACCCCAGCGATCCCGGTCCTGCCCCCTCCCCCTCACCTGCAGGCTTCCTCTTGGAGCCGATCCTCCAGCCAGACCGAGAACACAGCCCCCCAGACCAGCAGCGCCCTCTCCCTGCTGGACGAGGAACTGCTCTCTCTGG TACCCACTTTGAACAATGGAAAGGAGGGTacgctaaacaaacagtggaccaCGTTACAG GCCTCCGACAGCGGGTCAGACTTCTTCAACAGCAAGCCTCTGTCTGCTGGGCCGATGTTCCGCGTTGCACCTTGTAGTTACCCAGCCGCTCCCTCCCTGCCCAGGTCCGGTCCAGCCCCGTTCCTGTTCCCCGGGGCTGGGCTGCAGGCAGCGCCTCACTCCGGGAGTCAAGCCTTGCAGGATCTCAGCATGCTGGACCTGGGGGAGCCAGTGGG GCTGCCTGCCCAGTTAAAGCCGGAGCCCATGTTCTGTCTGGGGACTTCCTCCAGTGCTGCTTCGTCTGTCTTGGGGTTCCCCGGTCCCCCCGCTACCACCACGACCCCCCTTCCCGCTGCATGCGCGGGCACCCCCGTCGCCCACGCCATGGTTCAGGCCATGGCTTCCACATCGGCCCCCGGCAGCCCCCTCTTCCGCTCCCTTTCCCCCCTCCACCCGACGCTTCAGGGGAGCCCTGCAAGGGGGCCCGATGTTTCACTCGCCAACGTTCACGTGCAGCTGGACTCCATCAAACCCA GCAGGGTCCTGCCTGTCACAGCCTATGATAAGAATGGGGTTCGGGTGCTGCTGCACTTCTCTTCGGAGTGCCCCCCAGGCAGACCGGACGTGCTGGTGATTGTGGTGTCGATGCTGAACACGGCCCCGCTTCCCGTCCGGAACGTAGTCCTGCAGGCTGCAGTGCCCAAG TCGATGAAGGTCAAACTGCAGCCCCCCTCAGAAACAGAACTGGCTCCTTTCAACCCCATCCTGCCTCCAGCCACCATCACACAGGTCATGCTGCTAGCTAACCCAATGAAG GAAAAGGTGAGACTGCGGTACAAGCTGACGTTTACACTGGGGGACCAGGCCTGCACAGACGCCGGAGAAGTGGACCAGTTTCCACCAGCTGAAAAATGGGGTTATCTATAG
- the LOC117422911 gene encoding small ubiquitin-related modifier 2, with product MADEKPKDVKTENNDHINLKVAGQDGSVVQFKIKRHTPLSKLMKAYCERQGLSMRQIRFRFDGQPINETDTPAQLEMEDEDTIDVFQQQTGGLY from the exons ATGGCGGACGAGAAACCTAAG GATGTGAAGACAGAAAACAACGACCACATTAACCTCAAGGTTGCGGGTCAGGACGGCTCCGTGGTGCAGTTCAAAATCAAGAGGCACACGCCGCTCAGTAAACTCATGAAAGCTTACTGCGAGCGACAG GGCTTGTCGATGAGGCAAATCAGGTTCCGGTTCGATGGGCAGCCCATCAACGAGACGGACACACCTGCACAG TTGGAAATGGAAGATGAAGATACGATCGATGTATTTCAGCAGCAAACAGGGGGCCTCTACTGA
- the LOC117422903 gene encoding nuclear pore complex protein Nup85-like isoform X1: MEEVDVEPAITVIPGVDSGQRHMGFVWGPGDILLYETQRKGTGSGEAGCPLIHVVRKDEDIYSLILRKLFNESHHIFVGLQQSKEETSSKTKRPQFVSVSKNYRSVIRACMEELQQVAVSTRDTALSTQYCSQVSILLAVELIWNLCEVLFIEAAPAGSLLLHLLDWVRLHKADVDEKAQEVLHSDSPTRHHKYWDVVICYVLQGRMDEARQMLAKQASQQPAARSMFKTLDSLMKKMPVFNPVGSQTLTEFDLKWRHWHEECELHLQDGSFSSNSNLETICKILLGHEEALLNQKEQLSTWYHLLVTRLLYTHPSVKPTELHYYAQSSMDLFLDNRSAPEPLDSILLAAFEFDIHQVIKDCSIALSNWWFVAHLTDLLDHCKLLQSHNLHFGSNLREFLLLEYASGLFAHHSLWQLAVDYFDHCPEFGRMYLELQIERVPLDTERKALKVLRICEQRQLAEQVRSICKIMAKKAVRNNRLGSALSWSIRAKDAAFATLISDRFLQDYCARGTFSDLDLIDNLGPAMLLSDRLTFLGKYREFHKLYGEKRFAEAAKLLLSLMTARIAPRSFWMTLLTDALPLLEQKQVIFSADQTYELMHCLEELMSGKTEPSEKRNVQEEDIETTKVELLRLALARNLAAAVVKEGTVDSL, translated from the exons ATGGAGGAAGTAGACGTGGAGCCCGCTATTACC GTGATCCCTGGGGTGGATTCGGGTCAGAGGCACATGGGGTTTGTGTGGGGTCctggagatatcctactgtatgaGACACAGCGCAAGGGGACAG GCTCCGGCGAAGCAGGCTGCCCTTTAATTCACGTGGTCAGGAAGGACGAGGATATTTACTCGCTGATTCTGCGCAAACTCTTCAACGAATCCCATCACATCTTTGTGGGGCTGCAGCAGAGTAAGGAGGAGACGTCCAGCAAAACGAAGAGACCGCA GTTTGTCAGTGTTAGTAAGAACTACAGATCAGTGATAAGAGCATGCATGGAGGAACTACAACAAGTTGCAG TTTCTACACGTGACACTGCCTTGTCAACACAATACTGCAGCCAA GTTTCGATTCTACTGGCTGTGGAGCTGATTTGGAATCTATGTGAGGTCCTCTTCATTGAAGCAGCCCCAG CGGGCTCTCTCCTGCTGCATCTCTTGGACTGGGTCCGGCTGCACAAAGCTGATGTGGATGAGAAGGCTCAGGAGGTCCTGCACAGCGACAGCCCAACGAGGCACCACAAGTACTGGGACGTG GTGATCTGCTACGTGCTGCAGGGACGGATGGATGAGGCCAGGCAAATGTTGGCCAAGCAGGCAAGCCAGCAGCCAGCAGCCAGAAGTATGTTCAAAACCCTGGACAGCCTCATGAAGAAAATGCCAGTCTTCAAT CCGGTTGGCAGTCAGACGCTAACAGAGTTTGATTTGAAGTGGAGACACTGGCACGAGGAGTGTGAGCTGCACTTGCAGGACGGGTCCTTCAGCTCCAACTCCAACCTGGAGACAATCTGCAAG ATTCTTCTAGGCCATGAAGAGGCTCTGCTGAACCAGAAGGAGCAGCTTTCCACTTGGTACCATCTGCTTGTGACCAGACTTCTGTACACACACCCCTCTGTGAAACCTACAGAACTCCACTACTATGCCCAG TCCAGCATGGATTTGTTCCTGGACAACCGGAGTGCCCCCGAGCCGCTGGACAGCATCCTCCTGGCTGCCTTCGAGTTTGACATTCACCAGGTCATCAAGGACTGCAG CATTGCTCTCAGTAACTGGTGGTTTGTAGCTCATTTGACAGACCTGTTGGACCACTGCAAACTCCTGCAGTCCCACAACCTTCA CTTTGGCTCCAATCTGAGAGAGTTCCTCCTCTTGGAATATGCGTCAGGACTGTTTGCACACCACAG ccTGTGGCAGCTGGCGGTGGATTACTTCGATCACTGCCCGGAGTTTGGGAGGATGTACCTGGAGCTGCAAATTGAGAGGGTTCCCCTGGACACGGAGCGCAAGGCCCTCAAGGTGCTGCGGATCTGTGAGCAGAGGCAGTTGGCAGAGCAAG TGCGCAGCATCTGTAAGATcatggcaaagaaagccgtgcGAAACAACCGTCTGGGCTCGGCGCTGTCCTGGAGCATCCGAGCTAAAGACGCTGCCTTCGCCACCCTCATCTCCGACAG GTTTCTGCAGGATTATTGTGCTCGGGGCACCTTCTCTGACCTGGACCTCATCGACAATCTGGGGCCTGCCATGCTGCTCAGCGACCGACTCACCTTCCTAG GGAAGTACCGTGAGTTCCACAAGCTGTACGGAGAGAAGAGGTTCGCTGAGGCTGCCAAGCTGCTGCTCTCGCTCATGACGGCCAGAATTGCCCCCCGTAGCTTCTGGATGACCCTCCTTACTGACGCACTGCCCCTGCTGGAGCAGAAACAG gtgATATTTTCAGCCGATCAAACCTACGAGCTGATGCACTGCCTGGAGGAGCTGATGTCGGGCAAGACTGAGCCCAGTGAGAAACGTAACGTTCAG GAGGAAGATATAGAAACCACCAAAGTGGAGCTTCTGCGCCTTGCTTTGGCACGGAACCTGGCTGCAGCCGTAGTGAAGGAGGGGACAGTGGACTCGTTATAA